The Megachile rotundata isolate GNS110a chromosome 11, iyMegRotu1, whole genome shotgun sequence genome includes a region encoding these proteins:
- the LOC105663841 gene encoding LOW QUALITY PROTEIN: mRNA-capping enzyme (The sequence of the model RefSeq protein was modified relative to this genomic sequence to represent the inferred CDS: inserted 2 bases in 1 codon), which produces MSNWTESNGPVPARWLHCPRKAVNLIQNKFLAFKTPLSSAFDNQVPEECRFTVDMLLASLKSQRLKLGLWIDLTNTSRFYDKKSLESYGCKYLKLQCRGHGETPSKEQTKTFIQVCKNFISHNPLEIIGVHCTHGFNRTGFLIVSYLVETDGSSVDAALAEFSTARPPGIYKADYIQELFRRYDDVEDAPDPPARPAWCLEYDDSLTHDAPDEQQGPSKRRRTEFNNKNPIFMAGVPGVTVVSDNAKLRRVQKRVQKICSWATTGFPGSQPVSMDESNIALLHEKPYMVSWKADGTRYMMFIQEDGEVYFVDRDNSVFQASKMTFPHPKETSRTLKDTLLDGEMVIDKAYGKEYPRYLVYDVIMYDGKDVSKLPFFPQRFDIIDQYIMGGRKKAMKEGRLQKEVEPFSIRLKPFWDVTQAGTLLSDKFAKQLGHEPDGLIFQPAEDPYCPGISPKVLKWKPLSLNSVDFKLKIVTESGEGIVPKKVGHLYVGGLNVPYGKMDFSKQIKGLDNAIIECKVENGKWVFMRERTDKSFPNSVNTAESVCRSIRKPITTEILLNYIKRDRFINESXMPPPNKNPHRCK; this is translated from the exons ATGTCAAATTGGACTGAAAGCAATGGTCCTGTTCCAGCACGATGGTTGCACTGTCCACGAAAAGCAGTCAATTTAATTCAGAATAAGTTTCTTGCGTTTAAGACACCACTATCATCTGCATTTGATAACCAAGTGCCAGAAGAATGTCGTTTTACAGTGGATATGCTACTTGCTTCCTTAAAAAGTCAAAGATTAAAATTAGGCCTATGGATCGATCTGACAAATACTTCAAGATTCTATGACAAAAAGAGCTTAGAATCGTATggttgtaaatatttgaaattacaatGCAGAGGACATGGTGAAACACCTTCGAAAGAACAAACAAAAACTTTTATACaagtttgtaaaaatttcatatcGCATAATCCATTGGAAATCATTGGTGTCCATTGTACACATGGTTTCAATAGAACTGGTTTCCTTATAGTCAGTTATCTGGTAGAAACTGATGGCAGTAGTGTTGATGCTGCTTTAGCAGAATTTTCTACCGCGAGACCACCAGGAATATATAAAGCTGATTACATTCAAGAGTTGTTTAGACGATATGACGATGTAGAAGATGCTCCTGATCCTCCAGCTAGACCAGCTTGGTGTTTGGAATACGATGATTCTCTTACACACGATGCCCCTGATGAACAACAAGGCCCTAGTAAGAGAAGAAGGACTGAATTTAATAACAAGAACCCAATATTTATGGCTGGTGTTCCTGGTGTAACTGTTGTTTCGGATAATGCGAAATTGCGTAGAGTACAAAAACGTGTTCAAAAAATATGTAGTTGGGCAACGACTGGATTCCCAGGTTCTCAACCTGTTTCGATGGATGAAAGTAATATTGCATTATTGCATGAAAAACCGTACATGGTATCGTGGAAAGCAGATGGAACAAG GTATATGATGTTTATACAAGAGGATGGAGAAGTTTATTTTGTAGATAGAGATAACAGTGTATTCCAAGCTAGTAAAATGACATTTCCACATCCAAAAGAGACATCTAGAACCCTTAAGGATACACTGCTAGACGGT GAAATGGTAATTGACAAGGCATACGGTAAAGAGTATCCAAGATATTTAGTTTATGATGTAATAATGTATGATGGTAAAGATGTGAGTAAATTACCATTCTTCCCTCAACGTTTTGATATCATTGATCAGTATATTATGGGTGGTAGAAAGAAAGCTATGAAAGAAGGAAGATTGCAAAAGGAAGTAGAACCTTTTTCAATACGGTTAAAACCCTTTTGGGATGTAACACAAGCTGGTACATTGTTAAGTGATAAATTTGCTAAACAGCTTGGCCATGAACCTGATGGTTTAATTTTTCAACCTGCTGAAGATCCATATTGTCCTGGGATTTCTCCAAAAGTTTTAAAGTGGAAACCTTTATCTCTTAATTCTgttgattttaaattaaaaatagttacAGAATCTGGAGAAGGAATTGTTCCAAAAAAAGTTGGACATCTATATGTAGGTGGATTAAATGTGCCATATGGTAAAATGGATTTCTCCAAACAAATAAAGGGTTTAGATAATGCAATTATAGAATGTAAAGTTGAAAATGGTAAATGGGTTTTTATGCGTGAAAGAACAGATAAATCATTTCCGAATTCTGTGAACACAGCTGAATCTGTATGTAGAAGTATCAGGAAACCGATAACGACTGAAATTCtcctaaattatattaaacgtGATAGATTTATAAATGAATC AATGCCACCGCCAAATAAAAACCCACATAGGTGTAAGTAA
- the LOC100880621 gene encoding LOW QUALITY PROTEIN: unconventional myosin-XIX (The sequence of the model RefSeq protein was modified relative to this genomic sequence to represent the inferred CDS: deleted 2 bases in 1 codon) — MTTKIEQPISMFDWELINDLAALPENEEMIIDFLLERLQHGQIYTWIGSVLLTINPNNEISTSHLYNLSEFDKYLNSTEAVSGVPHIYTVAARAHYSLTRELGRNCQVIIISGATGTGKTFNACKCLEFLSRINKNEMLAFQGDYTYNIVLRIMDACRLISAFTTACTERNEVSSRHGQLVCLHYKGSTISGATINSFLLERSRVTRGSNNFQIFYQMMFGMSSTELESYNLSTDECYDILSTVDCNKIKYFQNSFQDTSKALDILGFTSDQKRNIFQVLALLLHMGNIKFIQSGETCTIDINDKKSMKALKSTCALSSLTEEAVIELLTTILINPQSTWRKHTPYHRYLVTVDACRSRLHSIIRHMYELLFHWVLNHTNNALCVKHEFFQWLGVLDIFGFESFDKNGIEQLCVNYANEKMQQYFIETYVESSRKDLGEEGFIKENNPLHTIDFYKERLNVIEEGLFLTLNDACHSPVPINISKIIQLACSNLYNGQKKFLDAKDGNFIIDHYSGPVAYSIDDLLSKNTDKVPNEISMIFNASTNKFLRTLINIDEEQYSHTIKTCRKRTMLAKLKYNIDTLIKELRKCDLHYVRCVKPNRLTDIEWDRKEFRKQLASTGIFDILPLAKCKYPIRLHYEKFCERYSKRPTETTDLNKCKLILESVVPQREISSLVHFGKQLIFLTESVFLKLEFHRRNYRIKCVNKIQMFWQKHSKYSFGFICLYFGNKILFIGQKNILVISKYLTTNDQIQDECETNKKCTSVKIMLDHELSKSSNSEDDDVFISNSDSPKDNNVTDLSDRVIISEQEVDVENTEEKLQHDIILTEHKYTLKELYRCDSNTDINYDANNNSLEQNEHKVLHSSLINGKCAVNTAKQKYPKHYDMVHMVEIGSFRFFYKNRILSRRRLANIPVKVHTRPTCLTNSHILPHYELPQGLQDCL, encoded by the exons ATGACTACAAAAATAGAG CAACCGATTTCAATGTTCGACTGGGAACTGATCAACGATTTAGCAGCTTTACcagaaaatgaagaaatga TTATAGATTTTCTTTTGGAAAGACTACAGCATGGTCAAATCTACACATGGATTGGTTCGGTACTTTTAACAATAAATCCTAATAATGAAATATCAACGTCGCATTTGTACAATCTCTCGGAATTTGATAAGTATCTTAACTCGACGGAAGCTGTTTCTGGAGTGCCTCACATATATACTGTCGCCGCTAGAGCACATTACAGTCTTACTCGAGAACTTGGGCGAAATTGCCAg GTAATCATTATAAGCGGTGCAACGGGAACAGGAAAAACATTCAATGCTTGCAAGTGTCTAGAATTTCTTAGTAGaattaacaaaaatgaaatgttAGCATTTCAAGGAGATTACACGTATAATATCGTGTTAAGAATTATGGATGCTTGTCGTTTAATATCTGCATTTACTACTGCATGCACTGAAAGAAATGAAGTAAGTTCAAGGCACGGACAACTTGTTTGCCTTCATTATAAAGGTAGCACCATTTCTGGTGCAACTATTAATTCCTTTCTTTTGGAGAGAAGTAGGGTAACAAGAGgctcaaataattttcaaattttttatcag ATGATGTTTGGAATGTCATCTACAGAACTTGAGTCCTATAATTTGTCCACGGACGAATGTTATGATATACTGAGCACTGTAGATTGCaataagataaaatattttcaaaatagttTCCAAGATACTTCAAAGGCATTGGATATATTAGGTTTCACGTCTGATCAAAAGAGAAACATTTTTCAAGTTCTTGCCTTGTTACTTCATATGGGAAacattaaatttatacaaagtGGTGAAACTTGCACAATCGATATTAATGATAAAA AATCCATGAAAGCTCTAAAAAGTACATGTGCTCTGAGTTCCTTAACCGAGGAAGCAGTGATAGAGCTGCTTACAACTATTCTTATAAATCCACAGAGTACATGGAGGAAACATACCCCGTACCATCGGTATCTCGTTACCGTCGATGCATGTCGTAGTAGACTACACAGCATAATCAGACACATGTACGAACTTCTTTTTCACTGGGTCTTGAATCATACAAATAATGCCTTATGTGTAAAACATGAATTCTTTCAGTGGCTTG GCGTACTGGATATATTTGGTTTTGAGTCCTTTGATAAAAATGGAATAGAACAGCTTTGTGTTAATTATGCCAATGAAAAGATGCAACAATATTTCATTGAAACTTATGTGGAAAGTAGTCGCAAAGATTTAGGAGAGGAAGGTTTTATCAAAGAAAATAATCCTCTGCATACTATTGACTTTTATAAAGAACGTTTAAACGTTATCGAAGAAGGATTGTTTTTAACTTTAAATGAt GCCTGCCACTCCCCTGTACCAATAAATATCtctaaaataatacaattagcatgctcaaatttgtataatggaCAAAAGAAGTTTTTAGATGCAAAAGATGGAAATTTTATTATCGACCATTACTCAGGTCCTGTTGCATATTCCATTGATGATTTATTATCTAAAAACACTGATAAG GTTCCAAACGAAATATCCATGATTTTTAATGCGAGTACCAATAAATTTCTTCGTACATTAATCAATATTGATGAGGAACAATATTCGCATACCATAAAAACGTGTAGAAAAAGAACGATGCttgctaaattaaaatataacatagaTACACTTATCAAAGAATTAAGAAAATGTGATTTACATTATGTGCGATGTGTTAAACCCAA TCGACTAACAGATATTGAATGGGACCGGAAAGAGTTTCGAAAACAATTAGCTAGTACTGGTATTTTTGATATTCTGCCGCTAGCTAAATGTAAATATCCTATTCGCCTGCATTATGAAAAGTTTTGTGAACGATATTCTAAACGACCAACAGAAACTACTGATCTCAATAAATGTAAACTGATTTTGGAATCAGTTGTACCTCAAAGAGAAATATCCTCGTTAGTTCATTTTGGAAAACAATTGATATTTTTAACGGAATCCGTCTTCCTTAAATTAGAATTTCACAGAAGAAATTATCGCATAAAATGTGTcaataaaatacaaatgtttTGGCAAAAACATAGTAAGTACTCATTCGGTTTTATTTGCTTATACTTTGGTAATAAAATTCTT TTCATAGGACAGAAAAATATACTCGTTATTTCAAAGTACTTGACAACTAACGATCAAATTCAAGATGAATGCGAAacgaataaaaaatgtacatcCGTTAAGATTATGCTTGATCATGAATTAAGCAAATCAAGTAACTCTGAAGATGATGATGTGTTTATTTCTAATTCAGATTCCCCTAAAGATAATAATGTAACAGACCTTTCAGATCGTGTAATAATAAGTGAACAAGAAGTCGACGTCGAAAATACAGAAGAAAAATTACAACATGATATTATTCTCACAGAGCATAAGTATACATTAAAAG AGCTTTACAGGTGTGATAGCAATACCGATATTAATTACGATGCcaataataattcattagaaCAGAATGAGCACAAAGTATTACATTCTTCCTTAATAAATGGAAAATGTGCTGTTAATACTGCCAAACAAAAATATCCCAAGCATTATGATATGGTTCATATGGTGGAAATAGGATCATTTAGATTTTTCTATAAGAATAGAATCTTGAGTCGACGACGACTCGCTAAc ATACCAGTAAAGGTTCATACTCGTCCTACCTGTTTAACTAATTCACACATATTACCACATTATGAATTACCACAAGGATTACAAGATTGTCTTTAA
- the LOC100879608 gene encoding uncharacterized protein LOC100879608 translates to MKEMLTNQTSSGYSNSYVNNNGDTNSSNATDSNARRYAVLSTDWISAIGEELGMHSLPDSLLRRLAEDASYRLREVLHKCVTRLKHSKRKRLTSTDVNAVITNLCDIDPILGASESMPEYHTEAKVFVPNERIINLVQKINDPLNISQNNVPFIQESEICDIRLTEARNNYAKRALKTLFNGSQKTFQVLINDCATNAHLGGEGVIDKLMSIARSMVISNNAQYTRVSTRTCQLIIAIASNSEAVYPYHLTSVDKLTELLLELLIGQSFINPNLETLFKECALKLMLRWPSVADKYIPTLENVLLKEEKENVDGSKKKIMAMELIASIQPLIFFQHEPQSPLSIHTILNFAPPGSALWQKIALSVCALIKSQAHILDIELFMEHYGDSLLPYLPIDYKTVMNEHKKSTSLPIIIKSKIKYVNVRPVISNRLIWDRQTAFPDSTLRGPRREIRFAFAGGRPVPSSNLKRVSLRANYQILRSELQATLALVASRRILMLKDKRKKSFDTYNLVYGYL, encoded by the exons ATGAAAGAAATGTTGACTAATCAAACTAGTTCAGGATACAGTAATTCCTACGTTAATAATAATGGAGATACCAATAGCAGTAACGCTACTGACAGTAATGCAAGGAGATATGCAGTACTTAGTACAGATTGGATATCTGCAATTGGAGAAGAGTTAGGAATGCATTCTTTGCCGGATTCTTTATTGCGAAGACTCGCCGAGGATGCTTCGTATCGTCTTCGAGAAGTTCTACAT AAATGCGTAACAAGGTTGAAACATAGTAAACGAAAACGTTTAACATCTACAGATGTAAACGCCGTAATTACTAACTTATGTGATATAGATCCAATATTAGGTGCATCAGAATCGATGCCAGAATATCATACAGAAGCAAAAGTTTTTGTCCCTAATGAACGTATTATCAATTTGGTTCAGAAAATAAATGATCCCCTTAATATATCACAGAACAATGTACCTTTCATTCAAG AATCAGAAATTTGTGATATAAGACTTACAGAAGCACGTAATAATTATGCAAAGAGAGCATTAAAAACTTTATTCAATGGATCCCAAAAGACTTTTCAG GTTTTAATTAATGATTGTGCTACCAATGCACATTTGGGTGGTGAAGGTGTTATAGACAAATTAATGTCAATTGCTAGATCTATGGTAATTTCAAATAATGCACAATATACAAGAGTTTCTACAAGAACATGTCAACTCATTATTGCCATTGCAAGTAACAGTGAAGCTGTATATCCGTATCATTTAACTTCG GTGGACAAATTGACCGAACTACTATTGGAATTACTTATTGGGCAAAGTTTCATAAATCCAAATCTTGAAACACTTTTTAAAGAATGCGCGCTTAAACTAATGCTTCGTTGGCCGTCTGTCGCTGATAA GTATATTCCAACATTAGAAAATGTGCttttgaaagaagaaaaagaaaatgtagatggaagcaaaaagaaaataatggCCATGGAATTAATAGCAAGTATACAgccattaatattttttcaacatGAACCACAGTCTCCACTTTCTATACATACCATTTTAAATTTTGCACCGCCGGGTTCTGCCCTTTGGCAAAAGATAGCT CTTTCTGTCTGTGCTCTTATAAAATCACAAGCACATATTTTAGACATTGAACTTTTTATGGAACACTATGGAGATTCTTTGTTACCTTATTTACCTATTGATTATAAAACTGTAATGAATGAACATAAGAAGTCCACATCTcttcctattattattaaaagtaaaataaaatacgtgAATGTGAGACCTGTTATAAGTAACAGATTGATATGGGATCGACAGACGGCATTTCCCGATTCTACTTTGCGAGGCCCTAGACGAGAAATTAG ATTTGCATTTGCTGGTGGACGTCCCGTACCTTCGAGTAATTTAAAACGAGTTAGTTTAAgagcaaattaccaaattctacgAAGCGAGCTACAAGCAACCCTCGCTCTGGTTGCATCACGAAGAATATTAATGCTTAAAGATAAAAGAAAAAAGTCTTTTGACACTTACAATCTGGTGTATGGTTATTTGTAA
- the BI-1 gene encoding bax Inhibitor-1, translating into MKPVKYTKDNTNFYYRESPVRQHLKNVYGCLSFSTLSAAAGAYVHLYTEFLDANLLTTLGTFGLLFALISTPDNGKNQKLRLGYLLGFAFLSGLGLGPLLHLVISINPSIVVTALIGTTVVFVSFSISSLLAERGRWLYLGGILISLLNIMVLFSIINIFLRWSLFYQVHLYVGLFLMCGFVIYDTQLIIEKYHMGSKDFILHSFDLFIDFISIFHHLIIILTQKICVGHKNVLYLF; encoded by the exons ATGAAGCCAGTGAAGTACACAAaagataatacaaatttttattatagggAATCCCCGGTTAGACAACACTTAAAGAATGTTTATGGTTGTCTATCCTTTTCAACTCTATCAGCTGCAGCAGGAGCTTATGTTCATTTATACACAGAGTTCCTGGATGCCAATTTATTAACAACTCTTGGTACTTTCGGTCTCCTCTTTGCTTTAATCAGCACACCAGACAAtggaaaaaatcaaaaattgcgGCTTGGCTACCTTTTGggatttgcatttttatcgGGGCTTGGATTAGGTCCTTTACTTCATTTGGTTATAAGTATTAATCCAAGTATTGTAGTAACTGCACTCATAG GTACAACTGTTGTATTTGTATCATTCTCTATTTCATCACTTTTGGCTGAGCGAGGTCGTTGGTTATACCTTGGTGGTATTCTGATTAGCTTACTAAATATTATGGTTCTGTTTTCAATTATCAATATCTTCCTACGTTGGTCCTTGTTTTATCAAGTTCATTTATATGTTGGATTATTCCTGATGTGTGGCTTTGTAATTTATGACACACAATTGATTATTGAAAAATACCACATGGGCAGCAAGGACTTTATCCTGCATTCTTTTGATCTTTTCATAGATTTTATTAGTATTTTCCatcatcttattattatcctcaCACAGAAG atctgcGTTGGTCATAAAAACGTactgtatttattttga